In the Sandaracinus amylolyticus genome, CCGAAGAATGCTTGCGCATTACAACAAATCGCGCGCGCATGGAACAGGGCGCCCGCACGATTCACGTGCGAGGGGGCGGCTCGGGGCGATTTCGGGTCAGACCAAGAGCTTCCGCTCGACCGCGGCCGCGCGCAGCTCGGCGCGGAAGTCGGGGTGCGCGATCGAGATCAGCATCTCCGCGCGCTCGCGCAGCGAGCGACCCCGCAGGTTCACGGCACCGTGCTCGGTGACGACCCACTGCACGTGACCGCGCGTCGTCACCACGCCCGAGCCCGGCGACAGCCGCGGCACGATGCGCGAGAGCGTCCCGTTCTTCGCGGTCGAGGGCAGCGCGATGAACGCCTTGCCGCCCGGGCTCTGCACGGCGCCGCGCACGAAGTCCATCTGCCCGCCGATGCCGCTCCAGATGCGATCCCCGATCGAGTCGGCGCACACCTGCCCGGTGAGATCGATCGCGATCGCGGAATTGATCGCCATCATCGCGTGCTGCGACGCGATCTCCACCGCGTCGTTCACCACGTCGCTCGGGTGGAACTCGATCGACGCGTTGTGATCGCAGTGCTCGTAGAGCTCGCGCGAGCCCATCGCGAACGACGTGACGACGCGGTTCTTGAAGCGCGTCTTGCACGCGCCGGTCACCGCGCCGCTCTTCACGAGGCGCAGCACTCCGTCGCTGAACATCTCGGTGTGGATCCCGAGATCGCTGCGCGAGTGGAGCGCGTCGAGCACGGCGTCGGGGATCGATCCGATCCCCATCTGCAGCGTCGCGCCGTCGGGGATCTGCGCCGAGACCAGCGCGCCGATCGCGCGCTCCACCGCGCCCGGCGGCTCGTCGTGGTGCTCGGGCAGCGGGCGATCGACGTGCACCGCGAGCGCGATGCGATCGACGTGCACCGCGGAGTTCCCGTCGGTGCGCGGGACTCGATCGTTGATCTCCGCGATCACGATCCGCGCGTGATCGACCGCGGCGCGCGCGCACGCGACCGACACGCCGAGGCGGCAGAAGCCGTGACGGTTCGGCGGCGAGACCTGCACCATCGCGACGTCGAGCGGCAGCGTGCCGTCGCGGAAGAGCGAGGGCACCTCCGAGAGGAACACCGGCGTGAAGTCGGCGCGCCCCGACTGCACCGCCTCGCGCACGTTCGCGCCGACGAAGAGCGCGTTGTGCCGCACGTGCCCCGCCATGTCCGGCGCGACGTAGGGCGCGGGCGCGTTCGTGTGCAGGTGCACGACCTCGACGTCGCGCAGCGCGCGAGCGCGCTCCGTCATCGCGGTGAGGAGCGAGACCGGCGCCATCGCGGCCTCGTGGAGATAGACGCGTTGTCCGCTCTCGATGGGAGCGACCGCCTCCTCGGGGCTCGACACGATGCGCATGCGTAGGTCTCGTACGCGCGGAGCGACGTCCCGCAAGCTACAACGCCCGCATGCTGGGGACGGAGCGAGCACGGTCGTTCGTGGACGAGTGGATCGACGCGTGGAATGCGCACGACATCGAGCGCATCCTCGCGCACTGGGCCGACGACTGCGTGTTCGCGTCGCCGCGCATCGCCGCGGTGATGGGCGATCCGAGCGGCACGGTGCGCGGCAAGGACGCGCTGCGCGCGTACTGGTGGAAGGCGCTCGCGAGCGCGCCGCAGCTGCGCTTCGAGCTCGAGGAGGTCTACGTCGGCGTCGACTGCCTCGTGATCGGCTACCGCAACCACCGCGGCCAGCGCTGCGCGGAGTGGCTGCGACTGGACCGCGAAGGACAAGCGGTCGAAGGCCGCGCGTCGTACGCGGGCTGACGCGCTCGGTCGTCGCCGCAGCCCGGGCACGGCGTCACGCCGACGTTCGAGCTCGCGATGCACGCCTCGCATCCGCAGGCGCCGAGCTCGTTCTCGAAGACCACCCGACAGAGCGCGCAGGAGCGCCCGACGATCTGCATTCGAGCGAGCGTAGCGCTTGACGCCGTTTCGCGTTTTCGCTAACTGTTCGGGCCCACGCGGGCTTAGCTCAGTTGGTAGAGCGTCAGCTTCCCAAGCTGAATGTCGTGGGTTCGAATCCCATAGCCCGCTCAGAGATTCCGGAGTGATTACGGCCCGTTGAGGTGGCACCCTCAGCGGGCCGAGTTCTTCCGTCCCCTCCCACTTCCACCAGAACTTCCACTTCCACGCGCGACGCGGGACGTGGGGTGGACGAGGGCTGCGACCTTCGCGACGGCGCGCTGCTTCTCGCGGTCGCCGATCCAGTCGTAGTGGGTGGTCATTTCCTCGGTCACGTGGCCGGTGATCGAGCGCGCGACGTCGCCCGTCGTGACCTTCTTCGCGAGGTGATTGAACGTGTACCGCAGGCCGTGCGGCGAGATGACGGGCACCCCCGCCTTCGTGCACGCCGCGGCGAGCGGCTTCCGGAGCGAGCTCGGCTGCATGAGCGTTCCAGTAGTCGACGGGAACACGAGCCCCCGGCCGAGCCAGGGTGCCTGCTCCTCGAGCTGCGCGCGCCGATGCTCGGCGAGCGCCGTCCGGAGGATCTCCACGATCGGCACCTCGACTTCGGCGCCGGTCTTCTGCTCGTCGACGATCCCGCGCACGTGCGCGCGATCGAAGAGGATCGCGCCGCGCGCGTCGTTGATCTGCGACCACTCGAGCGCCGCGACCGCACCCCATCGCTGCGCGGTGAGCGCGAGCGTGAGCGTGATCGCGTACCACTGCGGGTAGTCGCGGCGGAGCACCTCGAGCACCTTGCGGAGCTCGTGCGCCTCGAGGCCCTTGCGCTTCTTCGGCTTCGGCACCCGGACTGCCGGCACGCGCGCGGCGGGGTCCCTGATCCCGAGGTCGTGGGTGATGTCGGCGAGCAGCTGGCGGAGCACCCGGAGGCGTCCGTTCACCGTCGTCGGCGAGATGGGCCGGGCGCTCTCGCCCTCGCCCACGGTCTGTGCGGACCACTCGTCGCGCAGCTCGACCACATCGTCGGGCGTGATCGCATCGACGTAGTAGTCACCGAGGCGCGGCACGATATGCAGGTCGATCACGTCCGCGTACGTGCGGCGCGTGCTCGCCCTGAGCGCGGGGAGCTTCGAACGCATCCACGAGGTCGCGGCATCTCCGAGGCGCTCCCGCGTGCGCGCCCCGCTGCTCGCTTCCTCCGTGCGTCGCAGATCGTCCCGCTTCGCCGAGGCCTCGGCTGCCGACTTCGCCTCGACGATCCTGATCACGTCTTTCGTTCTCCCCGTCTTCGGGTCGAGTGCCTTCACGCGCACTCTGTAGCGGCCGTCGCGGAGCCGCTGCACGCCGGGGTACTTGGTCCTCTCCACAAGGTCCTCCTGCCCCGGGCGTTGCGGACCGGCGGGCAGCGTAGCGCGCGCCGCGCGCGCGCTGGAAGTCATCGAGGGTCGAGCGCAAGAACGAGTGGCCGCCGTGGCGTCCGCCGCCGTCGGGCTTCAGCTCGCCGCGCGCGATCGCGGTGCGCACCGAAGCGGGGTTCTCGAAGCGGAGATAGATCGCTGCCTCGGCCGTCGTGAGCCACGCATGCGGTGGAAGCGCGGCGAGCTCGGCGAGCGAGCGCGGATCGCTCATCACAGCCACTCCGGATAGAGCGCTCCGAGCGGCGGCAGCTCCAGCGGCGGCGGGGGCCCGAGCGGTTCGTAGACCAGCGGCCTTGGTGCGAACCGGTCGATGCCCGCGATCGTGCCGCGCTCGAAGTGCGGCACCACGACGACATCGAGCCCGGGCAGGATCTTCGCGAGCCGTCCCGGCGCGGCGCCCTCGGCGCGCGCCTGCAGCCGCTCCCACACGTCAGGCGAGACGTACACGACGCCCGTGCGGGCGATCAGGGCGAGCGTGCGTCGGAAGCGCTCGCGTCGAGCGCGGCGCCGCTTCTTCGATCGGATGCTCACGCCGCAGCCTCCACGCGCCCGCGCACGTTCGCGCGCACGATCGCCTCGGCGAGCGGCGGACACACGCTGTTGCCCGCCTTCGCGATCTGCTCGGTCTTCGTGAGCGGCTTCCCGTCGTGGACGGGATCGATCACGTAGTGGTCGCCGAAGCCCTGCGCGCGGAAGAGCTCGCGCGGCACGAGCATGCGCATGCCGATGTCGACGATCGCGTAGGGCTCGCCGTCGATCGTGAGCAGCGGCTCGGCACCGGACTCGTAGCGCGCGAGCAGCGTCCGCACCGCGGCGATGTGCTGCCCGCCCGCGGTGATCGTCGGCATCGGCTCGCGCACGTCCGCGCCCGACGCGGTGCCGTAGAACTTCTCGAGGTGCGCGACCGAGAGGGAGTGGTGGTCCTGCGTCGTCACGGTCCCGAGCGCGCGCCCGAGCTCGTGCCCGACGACGCCGCCGTAGTGCTTCGTCACGAACGCGGCGACGAGCGCGTGCTTCGCGGCGCCCGCGACCACGGTGCCGAGCGGCTTGTCGAGCCCGGGCACCCGCGGCGCCTGCCCGTCGCGCTCGCCATACCCGGTCTGCACGAGCGTCGGCGCGATGAGCGCGAGCTCGCCGCGGTTCGCCGCGGTCGCGGTGCGCACGGGCTCGTCGATCGAGTGCACGCGCGCGTCGCGCGGGTGCGTCACGGGCACGATGAAGGGGCGCGCCGCGTCGACCACATACCGGCGCATGCCCGCGGCGATCCGTCGCAGCGTCGCGTCGGCGAGCGGGCGCGCGCGCTCGAAGATGCTCGGGCACGGGATCGACCAGTCGATGACCTCGGCGGCGGTGCGCCACGCGCGCTGCCCGCGCCCCGATCGCGCGTGCGTCGGCTCGGGCCACGCGATCGGCTGCCCGTCGCGACGCGCGACGAGGAAGAGCCGCTTGCGCGTCGTCGGCGCGCCGTAGTCGGCAGCGACGAGGATGCGGTGCTCGACGCGGTACCCGTAGCGTTCGAGCTTGCGCA is a window encoding:
- a CDS encoding acetyl-CoA hydrolase/transferase family protein, with amino-acid sequence MRIVSSPEEAVAPIESGQRVYLHEAAMAPVSLLTAMTERARALRDVEVVHLHTNAPAPYVAPDMAGHVRHNALFVGANVREAVQSGRADFTPVFLSEVPSLFRDGTLPLDVAMVQVSPPNRHGFCRLGVSVACARAAVDHARIVIAEINDRVPRTDGNSAVHVDRIALAVHVDRPLPEHHDEPPGAVERAIGALVSAQIPDGATLQMGIGSIPDAVLDALHSRSDLGIHTEMFSDGVLRLVKSGAVTGACKTRFKNRVVTSFAMGSRELYEHCDHNASIEFHPSDVVNDAVEIASQHAMMAINSAIAIDLTGQVCADSIGDRIWSGIGGQMDFVRGAVQSPGGKAFIALPSTAKNGTLSRIVPRLSPGSGVVTTRGHVQWVVTEHGAVNLRGRSLRERAEMLISIAHPDFRAELRAAAVERKLLV
- a CDS encoding nuclear transport factor 2 family protein, whose amino-acid sequence is MDEWIDAWNAHDIERILAHWADDCVFASPRIAAVMGDPSGTVRGKDALRAYWWKALASAPQLRFELEEVYVGVDCLVIGYRNHRGQRCAEWLRLDREGQAVEGRASYAG
- a CDS encoding tyrosine-type recombinase/integrase, which gives rise to MKALDPKTGRTKDVIRIVEAKSAAEASAKRDDLRRTEEASSGARTRERLGDAATSWMRSKLPALRASTRRTYADVIDLHIVPRLGDYYVDAITPDDVVELRDEWSAQTVGEGESARPISPTTVNGRLRVLRQLLADITHDLGIRDPAARVPAVRVPKPKKRKGLEAHELRKVLEVLRRDYPQWYAITLTLALTAQRWGAVAALEWSQINDARGAILFDRAHVRGIVDEQKTGAEVEVPIVEILRTALAEHRRAQLEEQAPWLGRGLVFPSTTGTLMQPSSLRKPLAAACTKAGVPVISPHGLRYTFNHLAKKVTTGDVARSITGHVTEEMTTHYDWIGDREKQRAVAKVAALVHPTSRVARGSGSSGGSGRGRKNSAR
- a CDS encoding DNA cytosine methyltransferase, whose translation is MSPRGHTSQLRLGAWVERELVVDLFAGGGGASEGIARALGRHPDIAVNHDPAAIAMHAANHPTTVHYCESVFRVTPREVVGGRPVGLLWASPDCTHFSKSKGGKPRKKKIRGLAWVVVRWARDVAPRVIALENVEEFADWGPLGPDDRPDKARAGQTFRAFVRKLERYGYRVEHRILVAADYGAPTTRKRLFLVARRDGQPIAWPEPTHARSGRGQRAWRTAAEVIDWSIPCPSIFERARPLADATLRRIAAGMRRYVVDAARPFIVPVTHPRDARVHSIDEPVRTATAANRGELALIAPTLVQTGYGERDGQAPRVPGLDKPLGTVVAGAAKHALVAAFVTKHYGGVVGHELGRALGTVTTQDHHSLSVAHLEKFYGTASGADVREPMPTITAGGQHIAAVRTLLARYESGAEPLLTIDGEPYAIVDIGMRMLVPRELFRAQGFGDHYVIDPVHDGKPLTKTEQIAKAGNSVCPPLAEAIVRANVRGRVEAAA